One region of Eurosta solidaginis isolate ZX-2024a chromosome X, ASM4086904v1, whole genome shotgun sequence genomic DNA includes:
- the LOC137235057 gene encoding uncharacterized protein, giving the protein MAVEQTGNVCHLNAKSNLVKTILASTAFTDPKDVVAKLIVEQNNEVTECQVLAFRSRGSSTFRNSRDSYRDSEVTMNYLKRKVLYNKILLSIAACFNEIIIRSQSVCSLEHSSTFWEVDCQKNGPKFFKENFRMTLSSFDKLCIRLQKIKKNNTNYRNAIPLEKRVAIALYALGSSSEYRSIANLFGVGKSTVCKILIEFYNEVWACIAPEYFKSFPLTRTGIEQGVADFNAMGYPQCIGAIDGCHIEIHPKKEEPVDYYNYKGWYSVVLLALVDAKYRFMYIHCGSPGRCNDSSIFERSSLKRELQECAILDEISWYHGRTKIPVHIISDSAFRLSQYVMKPYPYNIENSAGQKLFNYRLSKCRRVVENAFGHYKARFRRIGEGIDNHIKNANVVISAACRLHNFLIDEKDPVLENWLVERCQAQPSRSQ; this is encoded by the exons atggcagtcgaacaaacgggTAACGTGTGTCatctaaatgcaaaatcaaatttagtaaaaacaattttagcctcaacagcatttactgatccgaaagacgtagtagcaaaattaattgtagaacaaaacaacgaagtaactgaatgTCAGGtcctagcttttcgatcacgtggtagcagtacattcagaaattcacgtgatagttatcgag acAGCGAAGTGACAATGAACTATTTAAAACGAAAAGTTCTTTATAACAAAATACTATTGTCTATAGCTGCATGTTTCAACGAAATTATAATACGCTCGCAAAGTGTATGTAGTTTG gaACATTCAAGTACCTTTTGGGAGGTGGACTGCCAGAAGAACGGCCCAAAGTTTTTTAAGGAAAACTTTAGAATGACACTATCCAGCTTCGACAAGTTGTGCATTCGCCTTCAAAAAATTAAGAAGAACAACACAAATTATAGAAATGCGATTCCTTTAGAGAAGCGTGTTGCAATTGCTTTATATGCACTTGGATCTTCCAGTGAATATAGATcgattgcaaatttgtttggagtAGGCAAATCTactgtttgcaaaattttaatagaGTTTTACAATGAAGTCTGGGCGTGCATTGCGCCGGAATATTTCAAAAGCTTCCCCCTCACAAGGACTGGGATAGAGCAAGGAGTAGCAGACTTCAATGCAATGGGTTATCCACAATGTATTGGAGCTAtag ATGGTTGTCACATAGAGATACACCCTAAAAAAGAAGAACCTGTCGACTACTACAATTATAAGGGTTGGTATTCCGTAGTGCTTTTGGCTTTGGTGGACGCAAAATATCGATTCATGTACATCCACTGTGGTAGCCCGGGAAGATGTAATGACTCAAGTATATTTGAGCGGTCGTCTCTCAAGCGGGAGCTGCAGGAATGTGCAATTCTCGACGAAATTAGCTGGTATCATGGGCGCACAAAAATACCAGTGCATATTATAAGCGACTCCGCATTCCGACTCTCGCAATATGTCATGAAGCCATACCCGTACAACATCGAAAACTCGGCTGGAcagaaattgtttaattataggtTATCCAAGTGTCGACGAGTCGTTGAAAATGCTTTCGGCCATTACAAAGCCag gTTTAGGAGAATTGGAGAAGGTATTGATAATCATATCAAAAATGCAAATGTCGTAATTTCTGCAGCATGCCGTTTACACAATTTTTTGATCGACGAGAAGGACCCTGTCCTAGAAAATTGGCTTGTAGAGAGATGCCAGGCGCAGCCCTCAAGGTCACAATAA